One window of Mastacembelus armatus chromosome 20, fMasArm1.2, whole genome shotgun sequence genomic DNA carries:
- the rnf152 gene encoding E3 ubiquitin-protein ligase rnf152, translating to METLSQDSLLECQICFNYYSPRRRPKLLDCRHTCCSVCLTQMRSSQKEIRCPWCRSITKLPPGLSVSQLPDDPDIVTVISIPHTSEHTPVFIRLPSNGCYMLPLPVSKERALGFSGELGCHFLPGSQQKGVTVVTVPEQQPLGLAVDLEGMGLEGGEVERRVTGPVGGGGKGSTWSGVCTVILVACVLLFLLGIVLHNMSCISKRFTVISCG from the coding sequence ATGGAGACTCTTTCCCAGGATTCCCTTCTCGAGTGCCAGATCTGCTTTAACTACTATAGCCCTCGGCGGAGGCCCAAGCTCCTGGATTGCAGACACACATGCTGCTCAGTATGTTTGACCCAGATGCGCAGCAGCCAGAAGGAAATTCGTTGTCCCTGGTGCCGCAGCATCACCAAGCTCCCACCGGGCCTGTCTGTCTCCCAGCTACCAGACGATCCAGACATCGTCACTGTCATCTCTATCCCTCACACCTCCGAGCACACGCCTGTCTTCATCCGCCTCCCAAGCAATGGTTGCTACATGCTTCCCCTGCCTGTGTCCAAAGAGCGGGCACTTGGTTTTTCAGGGGAGCTGGGATGTCACTTCCTGCCTGGCAGTCAGCAGAAGGGGGTAACAGTTGTGACTGTGCCTGAGCAGCAGCCCCTGGGACTGGCTGTAGATCTTGAGGGAATGGGGCTGGAAGGAGGGGAAGTTGAGAGAAGAGTTACTGGCccagtgggaggaggagggaagggcTCTACGTGGTCTGGTGTGTGCACAGTGATCCTGGTGGCATGCGTGCTGCTGTTCCTCCTGGGCATTGTGCTGCACAACATGTCCTGCATCTCCAAGCGTTTTACTGTCATCTCCTGTGGCTGA